The nucleotide sequence GGCGCTCCTCCAACTGCTTGCACGAGACGCAGAGGGTGGCGGACGGGAACGCGGCGAGCCGCTCCACCGGGATCGGGTTGCCGCATCGCTCGCACCAGCCGTAGCTGCCCTCGTCCACCCGCTCCAGCGCCCGCTCCACCTGGGTGATGCGTTCCAGGATGCTGTTGGCGAGGGAGATCTCCTGCTCCCGCTCGAACGTCTTGGTGCCGGTGTCGGCCTGGTCGTCCCCGGCCGAGTCGGTCAACCGGTCGCGCTGCAGCTCGGTGATCTCGCTCAGCGTCTGATCGTACTCGGCACGGAGTTCGTCCCGACGGGCCGCCAGCGCGGCGCGGATCTTCTCGGTCTCCGCGGCGCTGCGCGTAGCCTTCGGCGCCGGCGCCTTCGGTGCCGACTTGCGGCCTGCGGTCCTGGTCTCTGCTGGCTTAGCCATCGTCGCTCCCTCGGCCGCGTACTCCGCGGCGATAGGCCGTGCCTGGACAGGAACCTCCGACGCTCCCGTGACGGTCCGGCGGGTCCTGGGCGGTGCGGTCGCTCCGGCGGGTGCGACCGGTCGGGTGCGGCCGGCGGCGGGATCCGCCGTCGCCGGGGCCCGGGGACGCCGGAGGCCGGTGCCGCGCGGCGTCGCGGGGCTGCTGGGCGGTGCCGGCAGCCAGTGACGAACCGGACTTTCCGGTTGGTTCGCCTCCGAGCCA is from Micromonospora sp. WMMD1102 and encodes:
- a CDS encoding TraR/DksA C4-type zinc finger protein, translated to MAKPAETRTAGRKSAPKAPAPKATRSAAETEKIRAALAARRDELRAEYDQTLSEITELQRDRLTDSAGDDQADTGTKTFEREQEISLANSILERITQVERALERVDEGSYGWCERCGNPIPVERLAAFPSATLCVSCKQLEERR